From the genome of Antennarius striatus isolate MH-2024 chromosome 19, ASM4005453v1, whole genome shotgun sequence, one region includes:
- the emilin1a gene encoding EMILIN-1-A produces the protein METLFYLLAFMLLARVSWGLGYVESSVQTGQRAASRHRNWCAYVVTRTVSCVMEDGVETYIKPDYQRCTWGQCPRVAYRTYRRPRYKVAYKMVTEMEWKCCYGYSGEDCQDGPKVTTDTQVNGGRPRVTQTGYNTGGGQRGEGRDGDSERIRQLEETIRSLTKDLHNMQTTIQGINQRLPGVNGAIVPADSAQPHMKETINNIQTKLDHLYNRTQVHDQTLLTINNHLVNGGGNELDGVAGGGGIGGNQLTTLKEEILTELERRVSLSCSACQAGVEDLRRQQLENRERIQALEKLIGSMDQHLRQSLDITRTETERFQTCCNTVTEIEKRLSNVEVRVTSTSNKCDTIKGRLDKELGGTGGGKGRVTEDRLNGKLRELEKRLNNTVRKTEQRCTNTGSNVKDSVQRDITQLRNSVLSRLDDHSFKIGKIELDVAVLGDTVTDHSRRLSHIENITTFLDRRLTSTANMCNETCGPNGRGRKTDDTVKTLEWRVVANQEEIQKFDTRLKDLSVSGDSLFDTVINLKDDIKKIIDVTGENGENFNRIVTEVEILGRDFEDCSVCTSVEVDLRLLANSTMTGLSKCQADLTDLRRKVNSGESACSQVCSNLQEEVGRLREEVEECTGQCKINIDDLRKRLDGHSVHSGRLGGNLKSIQGELAGVMVTFSSINNTLKGLGRTVQTHGNTLTDLTSTKDDIIAEVDHLQKELTDHIDDSKIQFGSLGKEIQVIRSNFMTEVGECRRISDGLDKRIFKLEGVCAHFDSLSDSLERIKEGLNRHVSGLWSFVNGLNVTVMSQGDLIDNIQTVQLERIHSNIHRLNSSLVDLVKNFHNFIEQDFMGPPGLPGPQGERGQRGAQGPVGPQGRVGLPGREGRQGPAGPPGLRGEQGPAGSDAHVPRLSFSAALTRPMRGSGTIVFNEVFVNEDDAYNSKTGYFTAPVSGKYFFSGVLTGHKNMRIEAVLSKSNTGVARVDSAGYQPEGLEKPMAEVKHIPGALAIFNIILPMEVGDTVCIDLVTGKLAYSSEPLTIFSGMLLYETI, from the exons GAACTGGTGTGCCTATGTGGTTACACGCACTGTTAGCTGTGTGATGGAGGATGGGGTGGAGACGTACATCAAGCCAGACTATCAACGTTGTACCTGGGGCCAATGTCCTAGAGTAGC CTATCGCACATACAGGAGGCCACGCTATAAGGTAGCTTACAAGATGGTGACAGAAATGGAGTGGAAGTGTTGTTATGGCTACTCTGGAGAAGACTGCCAAGATGGACCAAAGGTGACCACGGACACTCAGGTGAATGGAGGGCGACCCCGAGTCACGCAGACGGGCTACAACACGGGTGGtggtcagagaggagagggTAGAGATG GTGACTCTGAGAGAATAAGACAGCTGGAGGAAACCATCCGCAGTCTGACCAAAGACCTGCACAACATGCAGACCACCATTCAAGGAATAAACCAGAGGCT GCCTGGTGTGAATGGGGCTATCGTTCCTGCTGATTCAGCTCAGCCCCACATGAAGGAAACCATCAACAACATACAGACGAAGCTGGACCATCTCTACAACAGGACGCAG GTTCATGACCAGACGCTGCTCACCATCAACAaccacctggtgaatggagggGGCAATGAACTGGACGGAGTGGCCGGAGGAGGGGGAATTGGGGGAAATCAGCTGACTACTCTGAAAGAGGAGATACTGACGGAGTTGGAGAGGAGGGTGTCTCTGTCCTGTTCGGCCTGCCAG GCTGGTGTGGAGGACCTGAGGCGCCAACAGCTGGAGAACAGAGAGCGGATTCAAGCTCTGGAGAAGCTGATTGGCTCCATGGACCAGCACCTCAGGCAAAGCCTGGACATCACCCGCACTGAAACTGAACGGTTCCAGACCTGCTGCAACACAGTCACTGAGATTGAGAAGAGGTTGTCTAATGTAGAAGTCCGtgtcacctccacctccaacaaGTGTGACACTATTAAAGGACGGCTGGACAAGGAGCTTGGTgggacaggtggaggaaagggaAGAGTGACAGAGGACAGGTTGAATGGTAAACTGAGAGAATTGGAGAAGAGATTGAACAACACGGTgagaaagacagagcagaggtgCACTAACACTGGCAGCAATGTGAAGGACAGTGTCCAGAGAGACATCACACAACTGCGCAACTCCGTCCTAAGTCGACTGGATGACCACAGCTTCAAGATTGGAAAAATAGAGCTGGATGTGGCTGTTCTCGGTGATACAGTCACTGACCACAGCCGGCGTCTAAGTCACATCGAAAACATCACAACTTTCCTTGACAGAAGACTAACGTCGACAGCAAACATGTGCAATGAGACCTGTGGGCCTAATGGAAGAGGCCGTAAGACTGATGACACGGTGAAAACCTTGGAGTGGAGGGTTGTGGCCAACCAAGAGGAGATCCAAAAGTTTGACACCAGATTAAAAGACTTGTCTGTGTCGGGGGACTCGCTGTTCGACACAGTGATCAACTTAAAAGATGATATCAAAAAAATCATTGATGTGACAGGGGAGAATGGGGAGAATTTCAACCGGATTGTCACAGAGGTAGAAATATTGGGTCGGGATTTTGAGGACTGTTCTGTTTGTACCAGTGTAGAGGTGGACTTACGATTGTTGGCCAACTCCACCATGACTGGCCTGAGCAAGTGCCAAGCAGACCTAACAGATTTGCGGAGAAAAGTCAACTCAGGTGAGTCCGCATGTTCTCAGGTGTGTTCCAACCTTCAGGAGGAAGTGGGACGGCTCagggaggaagtggaagagtGTACTGGACAATGTAAAATCAACATAGATGACCTCAGAAAGCGTCTGGACGGTCACAGTGTCCACAGCGGTAGATTAGGAGGAAATCTGAAGTCGATCCAAGGAGAGCTGGCCGGGGTCATGGTCACGTTCAGCTCCATCAACAACACTCTGAAGGGCCTGGGAAGGACTGTACAGACACATGGGAACACACTGACTGATCTGACCAGTACCAAGGATGACATCATTGCTGAG GTGGACCATTTGCAAAAGGAACTGACAGACCATATTGATGACTCCAAGATTCAATTTGGCAGTTTGGGTAAAGAGATCCAAGTAATTAGGAGCAACTTTATGACAGAGGTAGGCGAGTGCCGGCGGATCAGCGATGGCCTGGATAAAAGAATCTTCAAACTGGAGGGGGTGTGCGCACACTTCGACTCTTTGTCAGACAGCCTGGAGAGGATCAAGGAGGGTCTGAACCGGCATGTGTCTGGGCTGTGGAGCTTTGTTAATGGACTAAATGTCACCGTGATGTCTCAAGGAGATCTCATCGACAATATCCAGACTGTCCAGCTGGAGAGAATCCATTCCAACATACACAGACTTAACTCCTCATTGGTGGACTTGGTCAAAAACTTCCACAATTTCATAGAGCAGGACTTCATGG gtccacctggTCTACCAGGCCCCCAAGGAGAGAGAGGTCAGCGTGGAGCTCAGGGTCCTGTCGGACCCCAAGGCAGGGTGGGACTTCCTGGTCGAGAGGGCAGGCAGGGACCAGCTGGCCCCCCAG GTCTAAGAGGTGAACAGG GTCCTGCAGGTTCTGATGCCCACGTCCCAcgcctctctttctctgctgcaCTGACTCGCCCGATGAGAGGTTCCGGAACCATAGTGTTCAATGAGGTCTTTGTCAATGAAGATGATGCCTATAATTCCAAAACCG GTTATTTTACAGCTCCAGTGAGTGGGAAGTACTTCTTCAGCGGGGTtcttacaggacataaaaacatgaGGATTGAGGCTGTGCTATCCAAGTCCAACACGGGTGTAGCTCGAGTGGATTCAGCCGGGTATCAGCCTGAAGGTTTGGAGAAACCCATGGCAGAGGTGAAGCACATCCCTGGTGCTTTGGCTATCTTCAACATCATCCTGCCAATGGAGGTGGGGGATACAGTCTGCATTGACCTTGTCACTGGCAAACTGGCTTACTCCTCTGAACCCTTGACCATCTTCAGTGGTATGCTGCTTTATGAGACCATTTGA